In a genomic window of Gloeocapsopsis dulcis:
- a CDS encoding class I SAM-dependent methyltransferase has protein sequence MQRTPSWYQRFFAWALAHGNADYEAAIRDRKQKLFAGVHGKVLEIGPGTGPNLSYYPPDTHWIGIEPNPYMHSYLRQEAERVGLDIEIRNGTAERIDAEDNSVDTVVSTLVLCSVDDLEGTLKEILRVLKPGGRFFFLEHVAASPETRLRKIQNWISPLWQVLGDGCHPNRETWNVLEKVGFEKLDYEQFQAISVPAIVSPQIIGVATKKS, from the coding sequence ATGCAACGTACTCCAAGTTGGTATCAACGCTTTTTTGCATGGGCACTAGCGCATGGCAATGCGGACTATGAAGCAGCGATACGCGATCGCAAACAAAAGTTATTTGCCGGAGTACACGGCAAAGTTTTAGAAATTGGACCAGGAACCGGACCTAACTTGTCTTACTATCCTCCTGATACGCACTGGATTGGAATTGAGCCAAATCCGTATATGCATTCTTATTTGAGGCAAGAAGCTGAACGTGTTGGGTTGGATATTGAAATTCGTAATGGTACTGCGGAACGAATAGACGCGGAGGATAACAGTGTGGATACAGTTGTTAGTACGCTGGTTCTCTGTTCAGTAGATGACTTAGAAGGGACGCTTAAAGAGATTTTGCGAGTACTCAAGCCTGGTGGTCGGTTCTTCTTTCTCGAACACGTTGCGGCTTCCCCAGAAACGCGGCTACGTAAAATTCAAAATTGGATTAGTCCGCTTTGGCAGGTACTTGGTGATGGGTGCCATCCTAATCGAGAAACCTGGAACGTATTAGAAAAGGTAGGTTTTGAAAAGTTAGATTACGAGCAATTTCAGGCAATTTCAGTACCCGCAATTGTGAGTCCGCAAATTATTGGTGTGGCAACGAAGAAGTCTTGA
- a CDS encoding class I SAM-dependent methyltransferase: protein MIKNARNRYKRMFWVVGLVAIASYFSWVFYHKQSLDNEANRLSNLLNLQPGAVVAEIGAGNGDLTVRIAQHIGSSGKIYSTELNPQQLNAIQNNVKKHNLTNVQVIQGAVDRTNLPPECCDAIFMRGVYHHFTQPEHMNESLRRSLQPQGLLAIADFPPNWFSNFWKLEGVSANRGGHGIEKELLIEEVTQAGFEVVQVVDDWEGNLYNVLFRKPNSSLK, encoded by the coding sequence ATGATTAAAAATGCTAGAAATCGCTACAAAAGAATGTTTTGGGTTGTGGGGCTGGTAGCGATCGCCTCCTATTTCTCTTGGGTGTTCTACCACAAACAGTCTCTCGACAATGAAGCAAATCGGTTGAGTAATTTATTGAACTTGCAACCTGGTGCGGTTGTTGCAGAAATTGGTGCTGGAAATGGAGATTTGACTGTCCGCATTGCACAGCATATTGGTTCTAGTGGCAAGATCTACTCGACTGAACTCAACCCACAGCAATTAAACGCGATCCAAAATAACGTAAAAAAGCATAATCTGACAAACGTACAAGTAATTCAAGGAGCAGTCGATCGAACCAATTTACCACCAGAATGTTGCGATGCAATTTTTATGAGGGGTGTCTATCATCACTTCACGCAACCCGAACACATGAATGAGAGTTTGCGGCGTTCTCTGCAACCTCAAGGATTGCTAGCGATCGCAGATTTTCCCCCTAATTGGTTCTCAAATTTTTGGAAGTTAGAAGGTGTGTCAGCAAACCGAGGCGGTCACGGTATTGAAAAAGAACTACTTATTGAGGAAGTGACGCAAGCAGGATTTGAAGTAGTGCAAGTTGTTGACGATTGGGAAGGTAATCTCTATAACGTTCTCTTTCGCAAACCCAACTCAAGCTTAAAATGA
- a CDS encoding class I SAM-dependent methyltransferase: protein MEWVIGWWQISIQRVCPTNEQLRQMYNKAAPRWHAYLQFLGYHRAYVKLFRSLQQSGILTLSDRSSICDCGIGTGALSLALAKTADHLKIVGVDISPEMLAKARQFLNQAGVNHQVCQGDVRLLPFNDNTYDLVISAHMLEHLPNPHQGLQEMVRVSRPKAPLIIVVTLPGLLGSLIQLQWGNDCLTPEILVEMMTKVGLTDIHCYSLTGGLSCWTSIACLGFKK, encoded by the coding sequence ATGGAGTGGGTCATCGGATGGTGGCAAATTTCGATTCAGCGAGTTTGTCCGACAAACGAACAACTGCGCCAAATGTACAATAAGGCTGCTCCACGCTGGCACGCTTACCTTCAGTTTCTCGGTTATCACCGTGCCTATGTTAAGTTATTTCGATCGCTACAACAATCTGGGATATTAACTCTTAGCGATCGCTCAAGTATATGCGATTGTGGCATTGGCACAGGTGCCCTGAGTTTAGCTTTAGCCAAAACTGCAGACCATTTAAAGATTGTTGGTGTAGATATTTCTCCAGAAATGCTAGCGAAGGCACGCCAGTTCCTCAATCAAGCAGGAGTGAATCATCAAGTTTGTCAGGGTGATGTACGGCTCTTACCCTTTAATGACAATACCTATGACTTGGTTATAAGTGCGCATATGCTAGAGCATTTACCTAATCCTCATCAAGGACTCCAAGAGATGGTAAGGGTGTCACGGCCAAAAGCACCATTAATCATTGTTGTAACGCTTCCAGGACTCCTCGGATCTTTGATTCAGTTGCAGTGGGGTAATGATTGTCTGACACCAGAGATTTTAGTAGAGATGATGACCAAGGTAGGCTTGACTGATATTCATTGCTATTCACTTACTGGTGGATTGTCTTGTTGGACAAGTATTGCTTGTCTGGGATTTAAAAAGTAA
- a CDS encoding DUF3703 domain-containing protein — MKATVREHFQAEIAKAQLALEAKKFADAWTALQRAHILGQMYPVPHAIAHWEMLKLAWVQRDIKEIHGQFWQTVWAAPLTLLFGHKRSLRDGRVNLENTQRMSIPDDLLEIIKQ, encoded by the coding sequence ATGAAAGCAACCGTACGCGAGCATTTTCAAGCCGAAATAGCTAAAGCACAACTAGCCCTTGAAGCAAAAAAATTTGCAGATGCGTGGACAGCATTGCAAAGGGCACACATTCTTGGTCAGATGTATCCTGTGCCTCATGCGATCGCTCACTGGGAAATGCTAAAGCTAGCTTGGGTACAAAGAGATATTAAGGAGATTCATGGACAATTCTGGCAAACTGTATGGGCAGCACCCTTGACCTTACTATTTGGGCACAAACGCTCGTTGCGAGATGGCAGAGTGAACCTTGAGAACACACAAAGGATGTCTATCCCAGACGACTTACTTGAGATTATCAAGCAATAA
- a CDS encoding LuxR C-terminal-related transcriptional regulator, with amino-acid sequence MSSLLLATKFYIPTIRSSLVRRDRLIAQLNQGKGCKLILISATAGFGKTTLLSEWSRQAEMAVSWLSLDEGDNQSLRFWTYFVTALKVFKHEIGESTLAMLHAIEPASFETFLIPLINEIASLPDEYLLVLDDYHVITAPLIQEALTFFLEHLPPQLHLAIASRVDPPLPLARMRACAQLTEIRTADLRFTVAEVAEFINQSSLQLSQEQIEKIQARTEGWVVALQLALLSVRNTKDSALIALQDQRYILDYLVEEVLECQPKHIQTFLLRTSILERMCDSLCAAVVGEDELNVIELEQLEHCNLFVVPLDRDRNWYRYHHLFRELLHHRLHRVSKQVPEYHRRAAWWYTQHGFVLEAIEHAIASQDFLWAAELIEQEAQTSNPQFDSVMLLAWLEALPQELVENRPWLLLAEGWARYSLSQFEAAFVAVHNIERLLTQPQRESANNQRLWGLVTAIKGMQARQQGDGSKAIALMQQALQLLPQDGSWIRAIIVLNLGVTYFVTDNFALAIPVLNEATRIGQVKSIADPAIAGLYLQAQFQALRGRMDQAIALCQQGVDLATERGWLATYAGVLVQVAIAELLREQNQLEAAAQNLHESIERGSQIHQPGVMMGYITLARVRQAQGDTEGAWAAIQAAEQLPTWLWPTILSVAACRVRLQLAQGNLEEAIAWAENSDLGVDDVQYSSELDYLTLARVLIARGTSANESKSYLDDAMQLLVRLYDFAKAGGRKARVMEVLILQALVFQARGDIAQALHCLEKALYIPRSEDYIRLFVDEGKPMIALLRHAATQGIHPKYVSRLFAAFGRVIIPTPAQALIEPLSHRELEVLHYLASGLSNQAIANELIVSLPTVKWHARNIYSKLNASNRTQAVMRAREIGLLE; translated from the coding sequence ATGAGTAGTCTGCTGTTAGCAACAAAATTTTATATTCCGACGATCCGCTCATCCCTCGTGAGGCGCGATCGCTTAATTGCGCAATTGAATCAGGGTAAGGGGTGCAAGTTAATTCTGATTTCGGCAACTGCTGGCTTTGGTAAAACAACATTATTAAGTGAGTGGTCGCGTCAAGCTGAGATGGCAGTCAGCTGGCTATCTTTAGATGAAGGTGATAACCAATCCTTACGCTTCTGGACATATTTTGTTACTGCGCTCAAAGTATTCAAACATGAAATCGGAGAATCGACTCTAGCAATGCTCCACGCGATCGAGCCTGCTTCGTTTGAGACTTTTCTAATTCCGCTAATTAATGAAATTGCTAGTCTTCCCGATGAGTATCTTTTAGTTTTGGATGACTACCATGTCATTACTGCGCCTTTAATCCAAGAAGCACTCACTTTTTTCCTAGAACATCTACCACCGCAACTTCACTTGGCGATCGCGAGTCGTGTCGATCCTCCCTTGCCTTTGGCTCGAATGCGGGCTTGTGCTCAATTAACAGAAATCCGTACGGCGGATTTGCGTTTCACCGTTGCCGAGGTAGCTGAGTTTATTAACCAGTCCTCCTTACAACTATCACAAGAACAAATAGAGAAGATTCAAGCCCGAACAGAAGGATGGGTAGTCGCATTGCAGTTGGCGCTACTATCGGTGCGAAATACCAAAGACTCTGCATTGATTGCGTTGCAAGACCAGCGCTACATCTTAGATTACCTCGTCGAGGAAGTGCTAGAGTGCCAGCCCAAACACATTCAAACTTTTCTTTTACGAACCTCAATTTTAGAGCGAATGTGTGACTCGCTCTGTGCAGCCGTGGTGGGAGAAGACGAGTTAAATGTTATTGAATTAGAACAGCTAGAACACTGTAACCTGTTTGTTGTGCCGTTAGACCGCGATCGCAACTGGTATCGATATCATCACCTCTTTCGCGAACTACTGCATCATCGGTTGCACCGTGTATCTAAGCAAGTACCAGAGTATCACCGTCGCGCTGCTTGGTGGTATACACAACACGGATTCGTATTAGAGGCAATTGAACACGCGATCGCATCTCAAGATTTTCTTTGGGCAGCAGAATTGATTGAACAAGAAGCACAGACGAGTAATCCTCAGTTTGATTCGGTAATGTTGCTCGCTTGGCTAGAAGCACTACCTCAGGAACTCGTTGAAAATCGACCGTGGTTGTTGCTAGCTGAGGGATGGGCGCGATATTCTTTATCACAATTTGAGGCGGCGTTTGTTGCAGTACACAACATTGAACGTTTATTAACACAACCACAGAGAGAAAGTGCAAATAATCAGAGGCTTTGGGGACTCGTGACAGCAATTAAAGGAATGCAAGCGCGACAGCAGGGGGATGGATCTAAAGCGATCGCGCTGATGCAACAAGCATTACAACTCTTACCTCAAGATGGTTCGTGGATACGGGCAATAATTGTCTTAAATTTAGGTGTCACCTACTTTGTTACTGACAACTTTGCACTAGCAATCCCAGTCCTGAATGAAGCCACTCGCATTGGTCAAGTTAAAAGTATTGCCGATCCAGCGATCGCGGGTTTGTATTTGCAGGCGCAGTTTCAAGCTTTGCGGGGACGGATGGATCAGGCGATCGCGCTGTGTCAACAAGGTGTCGATCTGGCAACCGAACGCGGATGGTTAGCAACATATGCGGGCGTCTTAGTCCAAGTGGCGATCGCTGAACTCTTACGCGAACAAAATCAACTAGAAGCAGCAGCACAAAACTTACACGAAAGCATCGAACGCGGCAGCCAAATACACCAACCTGGTGTCATGATGGGCTACATTACCTTAGCACGAGTGCGTCAGGCGCAAGGCGATACAGAAGGAGCCTGGGCAGCAATTCAAGCAGCAGAGCAGTTACCAACGTGGTTATGGCCGACGATTCTTTCGGTGGCGGCGTGTCGGGTGCGATTGCAGCTTGCGCAGGGAAATTTAGAAGAGGCGATCGCCTGGGCAGAAAACAGCGATTTGGGTGTAGATGATGTGCAATATAGTTCTGAACTAGATTACCTAACCCTTGCCAGAGTACTTATTGCTCGTGGTACGTCAGCAAATGAATCTAAATCATACCTCGATGATGCGATGCAACTACTCGTCCGACTGTATGATTTTGCCAAAGCAGGTGGGCGGAAAGCACGGGTAATGGAAGTATTGATCCTGCAAGCTTTAGTATTTCAAGCTCGTGGAGATATAGCACAAGCGTTACATTGCTTAGAAAAAGCACTTTATATTCCCCGTAGTGAAGACTATATTCGTCTTTTTGTCGATGAAGGCAAGCCGATGATTGCGTTGTTACGTCATGCTGCTACACAGGGAATTCATCCAAAGTATGTCAGTCGTTTGTTTGCAGCTTTTGGTCGCGTCATTATCCCGACACCAGCCCAGGCTTTAATCGAACCTTTGAGCCATCGGGAACTCGAGGTTTTACACTATTTGGCGAGTGGTCTTTCTAATCAGGCGATCGCGAATGAACTAATTGTGAGTCTCCCCACGGTGAAATGGCACGCACGCAATATCTACAGCAAGCTGAACGCGAGTAACCGCACTCAGGCAGTTATGCGAGCTAGGGAAATTGGGCTTTTGGAGTAG
- the lpxD gene encoding UDP-3-O-(3-hydroxymyristoyl)glucosamine N-acyltransferase, whose translation MKFSEVVQKLGEAAANNSLNLYKDCDPNLTGLAPIEEAAAGTLSYIEGAKFASQVGTTQASALILPQAETLQTQAQSRGIAWIASSQPRLLFAQAIALYYQPFHPAPEIHPSAVIHPSVELGKDIYIGAHVVIQEDVVISDRVCIHPNVVIYPEVQIGDRTVLHANCTIHERSQIGADCVIHSGAVIGGEGFGFVPSPTGWVKMEQSGYTVLEDGVEVGCNSTIDRPAVGETRIGENTKIDNLVQIGHGCQVGANCAIAAHVGLAGGVKIGNQVILAGQVGIANQVKVGDGAVASAKAGVHSDVQPGTIVSGNPAIPHKIFLKASAVYTRLPEIYQTLKQLQRSLIREK comes from the coding sequence ATGAAATTTAGCGAAGTTGTTCAAAAGCTCGGTGAAGCTGCTGCCAATAATAGCCTTAATCTCTATAAAGACTGCGATCCCAATCTTACTGGATTAGCACCAATTGAAGAAGCTGCTGCGGGAACTTTGAGCTATATCGAAGGAGCCAAATTTGCCTCGCAAGTTGGCACAACTCAGGCTAGTGCGTTAATTTTGCCGCAAGCTGAAACTTTACAAACACAAGCACAATCACGCGGTATTGCTTGGATTGCAAGTTCACAACCACGTTTATTATTTGCACAAGCGATCGCACTGTACTATCAACCGTTTCACCCTGCACCCGAAATTCATCCTAGTGCAGTTATTCATCCTTCAGTAGAGCTTGGTAAAGACATATACATTGGCGCGCACGTTGTCATTCAGGAAGATGTTGTCATTAGCGATCGCGTCTGCATTCATCCTAACGTTGTGATTTACCCCGAAGTTCAAATTGGCGATCGCACGGTTCTTCATGCTAATTGTACAATTCATGAGCGTAGCCAGATTGGTGCTGACTGCGTGATTCATAGTGGTGCAGTCATTGGCGGAGAAGGTTTTGGTTTTGTTCCTTCACCGACGGGTTGGGTAAAGATGGAACAGTCAGGCTACACGGTATTAGAAGATGGTGTAGAAGTAGGTTGCAATAGCACAATTGACCGCCCAGCAGTGGGAGAAACACGCATTGGCGAAAATACGAAAATTGACAACTTGGTACAAATTGGTCATGGTTGTCAAGTTGGTGCTAACTGTGCAATTGCCGCACACGTTGGCTTAGCAGGTGGTGTCAAGATTGGCAATCAAGTCATCCTTGCAGGTCAAGTAGGAATTGCCAATCAGGTAAAAGTTGGAGATGGGGCTGTTGCTTCTGCTAAAGCTGGTGTTCATAGTGATGTTCAACCAGGAACAATTGTTTCTGGAAATCCTGCCATACCACACAAAATTTTTCTCAAAGCATCTGCTGTTTACACGCGCTTACCAGAAATTTATCAAACTCTTAAGCAGTTACAACGCAGCTTAATTAGAGAGAAATAA
- a CDS encoding NAD(P)/FAD-dependent oxidoreductase, producing MQPLKIVVIGGGAAGFFGAIACAQAHPHMQVIILEASHQPLAKVRVSGGGRCNVTHACFEPAALVQNYPRGGKALRGAFTRFQSRDTVNWFAAQGVKLKTEADGRMFPITDDSATIVDCLMEKAIALKIKIRTGAAVVSVKKLDGVTSRFEIQLKSGELITCDRLLLATGSNKVGHQIAETLGHHIESPVPSLFTFNVLDKELRELAGVSINTVRLQLSVGNHKLEQTGPLLITHWGLSGPAVLKLSAWGARLLYDEKYHASLVINWLPHSNPEDIRQKLLAVKTEWAKRAIASNCPVELPRRLWQYLVSRIIGSEDRWSVISHKSLNLLVQELTQGQYLIQGKGVFKEEFVTCGGVSLKEVNFKTMESRLCRGLYFAGEILDIDGITGGFNFQSAWSTAWLAGQAIGTS from the coding sequence TTGCAACCGTTAAAGATCGTCGTTATTGGGGGAGGCGCAGCGGGTTTTTTTGGCGCGATCGCGTGTGCTCAAGCTCATCCTCATATGCAAGTCATTATTTTAGAAGCAAGTCACCAACCGTTAGCCAAAGTCCGTGTCTCTGGTGGTGGGAGATGTAATGTCACCCATGCGTGTTTTGAACCAGCTGCCTTAGTGCAAAATTATCCCAGAGGTGGCAAAGCCTTACGTGGGGCATTTACCCGATTTCAAAGCCGCGATACAGTCAATTGGTTTGCCGCACAGGGAGTAAAACTGAAAACCGAAGCTGATGGCAGAATGTTTCCTATCACAGATGATTCTGCCACAATTGTTGATTGTCTGATGGAAAAGGCGATCGCCTTAAAAATCAAAATTCGTACGGGCGCAGCGGTTGTTTCTGTTAAGAAGCTTGATGGTGTGACTTCGAGATTTGAAATTCAATTGAAATCGGGAGAACTTATTACGTGCGATCGCTTATTACTTGCGACAGGTAGTAACAAAGTCGGTCATCAAATTGCCGAAACTTTAGGACACCATATTGAATCGCCCGTACCATCACTGTTTACATTTAACGTTCTCGATAAAGAATTACGCGAATTAGCTGGAGTGAGTATCAATACAGTCCGCTTGCAGTTGTCAGTTGGTAACCACAAACTTGAACAAACAGGTCCATTACTCATTACTCACTGGGGTTTGAGTGGTCCTGCGGTTCTGAAACTTTCTGCATGGGGGGCGCGGCTGCTGTATGACGAGAAATATCACGCAAGTCTAGTAATCAACTGGCTACCGCACAGTAACCCTGAAGATATTCGCCAAAAATTACTTGCAGTTAAAACTGAATGGGCAAAACGGGCGATCGCCAGTAACTGTCCTGTTGAATTACCGCGTCGTCTATGGCAGTACTTAGTATCGCGGATTATCGGTAGTGAAGATCGTTGGTCGGTAATATCGCATAAAAGCTTAAATCTACTCGTCCAAGAACTTACTCAAGGACAATACTTGATTCAAGGTAAGGGAGTTTTTAAAGAAGAATTTGTCACCTGCGGTGGTGTCAGTCTCAAAGAAGTCAACTTTAAAACGATGGAAAGTCGTCTTTGTCGAGGACTTTACTTTGCCGGAGAAATCTTAGATATTGATGGCATTACCGGAGGCTTTAACTTCCAAAGTGCTTGGTCAACCGCTTGGTTAGCTGGTCAAGCAATAGGAACTTCTTGA
- a CDS encoding phosphotransferase yields MQVLSPYGKDVLVELKNVYGFDSVETTTDFIIRHVQQHYQFREVSVEMLHVAYGLVVKLKADSEIYYLKFASRSMHNNPDQLFPWLQYARKQRIPLPEIISTINGSWYLSPLTNVESDYEVVYLMREVPGKPIQQTGELLLRQYAETMAQLHRVGVEYPHPVLGSNATWSGKWANRHELSNSLSKRPFISQNLVSEAIQVIEETGACILPQTIVHGDFRFCHVFFQDGNLSGFVDVDQSTQGERFIDLCYGLASGSTPEGGSLLTFAQLQSTLSIYHQCLPLSEAEQSMLRGAFAYAFLETLDDLSQSGGTEQDVGTTQTLLQAILKVSDKELLGCV; encoded by the coding sequence ATGCAAGTCTTATCACCCTATGGCAAAGATGTTCTTGTTGAACTAAAAAACGTTTATGGTTTTGACTCGGTAGAGACAACGACGGATTTTATAATTCGTCATGTTCAACAACACTATCAGTTCCGAGAAGTTTCGGTTGAGATGCTGCATGTTGCCTATGGATTGGTTGTAAAACTCAAAGCTGACAGTGAGATTTACTATCTCAAATTTGCCTCACGTAGTATGCACAACAATCCAGATCAACTGTTTCCTTGGCTGCAGTATGCGCGAAAGCAAAGAATCCCCTTGCCTGAAATCATTTCTACTATCAATGGAAGTTGGTATTTGTCTCCACTAACGAATGTGGAATCAGATTATGAAGTGGTGTACTTGATGCGTGAGGTTCCAGGGAAACCAATACAACAAACAGGTGAACTATTATTGCGTCAGTATGCAGAGACAATGGCTCAACTTCATCGGGTTGGGGTTGAATATCCGCATCCAGTACTTGGAAGTAATGCAACTTGGAGCGGTAAGTGGGCGAATCGCCATGAATTATCGAATAGCTTGAGCAAGCGTCCGTTTATCTCACAAAACCTTGTATCAGAAGCAATTCAGGTTATTGAGGAGACAGGAGCCTGTATTTTGCCACAAACGATTGTGCATGGAGATTTTCGATTCTGCCACGTCTTCTTCCAAGATGGTAACTTGAGCGGTTTTGTTGATGTGGATCAATCAACCCAGGGAGAGCGATTTATCGATTTGTGTTACGGATTAGCCAGCGGTTCTACGCCGGAAGGAGGTAGCCTGTTAACCTTCGCTCAACTGCAAAGCACGCTGTCGATTTACCATCAGTGCCTACCATTAAGTGAAGCAGAACAATCAATGCTTCGAGGAGCATTTGCCTATGCATTTCTTGAAACGCTCGATGATCTGTCTCAATCGGGAGGCACTGAGCAAGACGTTGGAACAACGCAAACACTGTTACAGGCTATTCTTAAAGTCTCAGATAAGGAGTTATTAGGTTGTGTGTAG
- the rd gene encoding rubredoxin gives MQEYVCTTCGYIYDPEVGDLDSGIEPGTPFENIPDDWVCPVCGATKDQFELES, from the coding sequence ATGCAAGAGTATGTTTGTACAACTTGTGGCTATATTTACGATCCTGAAGTAGGTGATTTGGATTCAGGAATTGAACCAGGTACGCCATTTGAAAATATTCCTGATGACTGGGTATGTCCAGTATGTGGTGCAACCAAAGACCAATTTGAATTGGAATCCTAA
- a CDS encoding ChaB family protein, translated as MTATDTSVTQPSATEFRSVSAIFKNREQIDSVIRRLLDRGISRDDISVIGKNFHSETKIAGFITKKDVILGGLKQGAIFGSIFGSALALLTGVGVLFVPFIGTLVAAGPLGAALLGAAGGAIAGSAGAGLVSALVTLGMPEEKAAVYQTRIEAGDFLVAIEAPADKTGEIQLLLESAGGEETHVNDKSLPRRRSGQIESAADLSPEVRSHLSEDAQRSFIANYNKALSETGDEEKAEHQAWDAVCEQYEQDEDGIWSKATSI; from the coding sequence ATGACTGCAACTGATACAAGTGTGACGCAGCCTAGTGCTACTGAGTTTCGCAGCGTATCTGCTATTTTTAAAAACCGCGAACAAATTGATAGCGTAATTCGCCGTTTACTCGATCGAGGAATTTCTCGCGATGATATTTCTGTAATTGGGAAAAACTTCCACTCCGAAACTAAAATTGCTGGTTTTATTACTAAAAAAGATGTCATCCTAGGTGGACTAAAACAAGGAGCAATTTTTGGTTCAATTTTTGGTTCTGCATTAGCTTTGTTGACTGGAGTTGGTGTATTATTTGTACCTTTTATTGGTACTTTAGTCGCCGCAGGACCTTTAGGCGCGGCTTTATTAGGTGCTGCTGGGGGTGCGATCGCAGGTAGTGCTGGTGCCGGTTTAGTATCTGCCCTAGTCACATTAGGAATGCCAGAAGAGAAAGCAGCAGTATATCAAACTCGCATTGAAGCGGGTGACTTTTTGGTAGCAATAGAAGCCCCTGCAGATAAAACGGGTGAAATTCAGTTACTTCTTGAAAGTGCGGGTGGTGAAGAAACTCACGTTAACGACAAATCTTTACCCCGCAGACGTAGTGGTCAAATTGAGAGTGCAGCAGACTTGTCGCCAGAAGTACGATCGCACCTTTCGGAAGATGCACAGCGATCATTTATTGCTAACTACAACAAAGCTTTATCGGAAACAGGTGACGAAGAAAAAGCAGAACATCAAGCTTGGGATGCAGTTTGTGAACAGTACGAACAAGACGAAGATGGCATTTGGTCAAAAGCAACAAGTATTTAG
- a CDS encoding SRPBCC family protein, which translates to MNTFSIANLVEPAKTWSQVQQTALLQGEILVETRSHSAWGGAVMAAMYLPVRRSQVWQQITDYPRWVQYFPDVIKSEVLQRGETKRLYQVAKKAFFLFTTQVEVYLNVIEVLQQRIQFRLEQGTFNDFTAELKLQDCGIGTVLTYAVQATPNIPVPTMFIQQAMHLELPENMRQMRRIICSR; encoded by the coding sequence ATGAATACATTTTCTATAGCAAATTTAGTCGAGCCTGCAAAAACATGGAGTCAAGTTCAGCAGACAGCACTTTTGCAAGGTGAGATCTTAGTAGAAACGCGATCGCATTCAGCGTGGGGTGGTGCGGTAATGGCTGCAATGTACTTACCAGTAAGGCGATCGCAAGTTTGGCAGCAAATTACTGATTATCCCCGCTGGGTGCAATACTTTCCTGATGTGATTAAAAGCGAAGTTTTACAGCGTGGTGAAACCAAACGCTTATACCAAGTTGCTAAAAAAGCCTTCTTTCTTTTTACCACTCAAGTTGAAGTTTATCTCAACGTCATTGAAGTTTTACAGCAACGAATTCAGTTTCGTTTAGAGCAAGGAACGTTTAATGATTTTACTGCGGAGTTGAAATTACAAGACTGCGGCATAGGTACGGTGTTAACTTATGCAGTACAAGCGACACCAAATATTCCTGTACCTACGATGTTTATTCAGCAAGCAATGCATCTAGAACTACCAGAAAATATGCGGCAAATGCGGCGAATTATTTGTAGTAGGTAA